AATTGTACGGAACGACTGTTGGAGTCGTTCAAATGAACTTTAAACGAAACTCGAATAAGTTCATTGAAGGAAAGCACTTCTTCAAGCTGAAAGGGGAGCAACTTCGGGCATTCAAGAACGAACCGACAAATTGTGGGTTCGTTGGGAAAAATGCAAGTGCTCTATATCTCTGGACTCGCCGCGGCGCCGCACGTCACTCAAAAATGCTTGGTGCAGAGCAGGCTTGGGATATGTTCGACAGTCTGGAGGAGAACTACTTTAATCCGAAAACACGGCTTCCACAGACGCCAGAAGAAAAGCTTGCTTTAACCACGGAAGTTGCTACTCGAACTGTAAAACGGATTGAAAAGCTTGATGGTCGTGTAACTGATCTGGAAGAGAAGGCTTTGCTGGCACCAGGTGAATATAACTACATCAGCAAACAAGTCAATCGAGCTGTTGCAAATTATCTGGACGTACATCACTGCAAACTCAACGCAAAACAGCGCAGCCTCTTTTATCGAGATATTAACCACGGACTAAATGACTACATCGGAATCAAGACACGTACACAGTTACGTAAGAAAGACTTCGATAAGGCTGATGACTTTATCCAGAATTGGACGCCATCAACAGCAACTCTCATGAAAGCACGCGAGATTTCATTATTGGAGGACCAACAACAGGAGGCTATCTAAATGAATGAACGCCCAAAGGAAAAGTTAACCAATGTCGTTAAAGTACAGGACAAAGATGTTGAAGACCAAGTAACTGGAATGGTCATTGATCTTCTCAAACAAAAAGGCTTCACATTTGCCAACTTTGAATCAGTTGTAGCACGTGTGAAGTCTCACTATCAGAACAACGCAACTATTTAGACCAGGTGTAACGGTATTGTTCGCCTGACCCATTTTCGGCAATCAGATACCAACGGCCAGCTCCAGAAACCCGAATTGTAACTGGGGACTCATCATAGTGACCTCCGAAATATGTAAAGTGGTCACCACGTTGGTGAGCGTTGAAGTTTGCTTGATCCACCAAGTAAACGTTCGCAGCGTGCGGAAGTTCGACTGTAACAGCTAGAGCTCCGCCCGGATTGTCATAATAAGGGACTTGCACCATGAAGATTCACCTCCTTTCGGTTTCATTATCCGTCAGGAGGCGATCACAGGAAAGGAGAAAATGCCATGCCGTTGTTGCAGGTTGTTGAAGATGATCAGATTTCAAGCAAAAAGTATTTAGCGGTTGAAGAAGAAGAACTGGCAAAGATGATTGAGGAGAACCAAGAGTTAAAACGCAAGCTAGCAGCACGAGGCATGTGGACGCTCACCACCGCAACAAGCTATGTCGAAGGACATAACAACACGTGGGTAGTTAACAATATCTTGAACGTCCCACGCTTCCACAAGTTCTTGCAAGATACCGTGGTTTCATATCCACCGCCTGGCAAAAAGGGGTATCTGTTTCATCCGAAACCATGGCTCGACTTCTTAGACAAATGGTTCCCAGAGATTTCAAGGTCGC
This genomic window from Lacticaseibacillus paracasei subsp. paracasei contains:
- a CDS encoding ORF6N domain-containing protein, translating into MKEGNALNEPQPIEQNGQRVLTTEQLAELYGTTVGVVQMNFKRNSNKFIEGKHFFKLKGEQLRAFKNEPTNCGFVGKNASALYLWTRRGAARHSKMLGAEQAWDMFDSLEENYFNPKTRLPQTPEEKLALTTEVATRTVKRIEKLDGRVTDLEEKALLAPGEYNYISKQVNRAVANYLDVHHCKLNAKQRSLFYRDINHGLNDYIGIKTRTQLRKKDFDKADDFIQNWTPSTATLMKAREISLLEDQQQEAI
- a CDS encoding DUF771 domain-containing protein gives rise to the protein MPLLQVVEDDQISSKKYLAVEEEELAKMIEENQELKRKLAARGMWTLTTATSYVEGHNNTWVVNNILNVPRFHKFLQDTVVSYPPPGKKGYLFHPKPWLDFLDKWFPEISRSLREKGK
- a CDS encoding DUF1883 domain-containing protein, with amino-acid sequence MVQVPYYDNPGGALAVTVELPHAANVYLVDQANFNAHQRGDHFTYFGGHYDESPVTIRVSGAGRWYLIAENGSGEQYRYTWSK